One genomic window of Actinomycetota bacterium includes the following:
- a CDS encoding GAF domain-containing protein: MDLKRKLILFVRIIRITVYLYILIQLFITHHYFEQSRVIPVVAGLGVFYVIIDQIVLRVPEKRFRLACLSLLPIEMFLISLLLYYTRSAPVVEFDFLYALPVVNIALWFGIREGIAFGLLGSLLYVLTAGLSGRISGAESVVMILSRCGFNLLSAFITGYMSEFAERESREKARRMVELTALSGFATLFDSTLSEERVYENLCEAISRSINPDVVLVFRLDPEGERLSVVASEGVSSGEAAIVLPRDYGLVGKVLENRKPMMVRDTDLEWGYRQFLETHRIRSALYTPLKWREEIYGVVFAGNHLKDSFTDNDLNLMSALSVQAAVAVHNARLYADLQNRIGELHAIFEIDKAITSAIDLETVLQQIVQMSLVLLNAKTSSIMLLDEESQELVVAAAHGLSDEYLSKGPIKVGESVAGRVIQEGRPIAVRDIRTDSLHAYPEHARREGLCSLLSVPLSLKDRVIGVLNLYTDEPRNFTPHEINLFTSLASQAAIAIENARLFESLEEIYIEVITALANAIDARDAYTHGHSNRVMEYSVALAEGMGLSPEEVDVIRHASILHDVGKIGIREKILKKPGLLTEEERREMEYHPFIGTRILQSVKLLEPVMPLVYHHHERYDGTGYPDGLKGEEIPLGSRIIAVADAFESMTSDRPYRKALPLEEALAELRRGAGRQFDPRVVEVFLRLVEEGRISVRWSDGRVISLSEHMGKAGMS; the protein is encoded by the coding sequence TTGGATCTGAAGCGCAAGCTCATCCTCTTTGTAAGGATCATCCGCATAACCGTTTACCTGTACATCCTCATCCAGCTGTTCATCACCCACCATTACTTCGAGCAGTCCAGGGTTATCCCCGTGGTGGCCGGCTTGGGGGTTTTTTACGTTATCATCGACCAGATCGTTTTACGCGTCCCCGAGAAGAGATTCCGCTTGGCCTGCCTAAGCCTCCTGCCCATCGAGATGTTCCTCATCTCCCTTCTCCTCTATTACACCCGCTCCGCCCCCGTCGTGGAGTTCGATTTCCTGTACGCCCTGCCGGTGGTGAACATTGCCCTGTGGTTCGGCATCCGGGAGGGCATTGCCTTCGGTCTCCTGGGCAGCCTGCTCTACGTCCTTACCGCAGGCCTGTCCGGGCGCATATCCGGGGCGGAGTCGGTGGTGATGATCCTCAGCCGCTGCGGCTTCAATCTCCTTAGCGCCTTTATCACGGGCTACATGTCGGAGTTCGCGGAGAGGGAGAGCCGGGAAAAGGCGCGGAGGATGGTGGAACTCACCGCCCTTTCCGGCTTCGCCACCCTCTTCGACTCCACGCTGAGCGAGGAGAGGGTTTACGAGAACCTCTGCGAGGCCATCTCGCGGAGCATCAACCCGGACGTGGTGCTGGTCTTCCGGCTGGATCCGGAGGGGGAGCGGTTGAGCGTGGTGGCCTCGGAGGGGGTGAGCTCCGGCGAGGCGGCCATCGTCCTGCCCCGGGACTACGGGCTGGTGGGAAAGGTGCTGGAGAACCGGAAGCCCATGATGGTCAGGGACACGGACCTGGAATGGGGTTACCGTCAGTTCCTCGAGACCCACCGCATACGCTCCGCTCTCTACACCCCCCTGAAGTGGCGAGAAGAAATATACGGGGTGGTCTTCGCCGGCAACCACCTCAAGGACAGCTTCACCGACAACGACCTCAACCTGATGTCCGCCCTATCCGTCCAGGCCGCGGTGGCGGTGCACAACGCCCGGCTCTACGCAGACCTTCAGAACCGCATCGGGGAGCTGCACGCCATCTTCGAGATCGACAAGGCCATCACCTCGGCCATTGACCTGGAGACCGTCCTGCAGCAGATCGTCCAGATGAGCCTGGTCCTCCTCAACGCCAAGACCAGCTCCATCATGCTCCTGGACGAGGAGAGCCAGGAGCTGGTCGTCGCCGCCGCCCACGGGTTATCCGATGAGTACCTGAGCAAGGGCCCCATCAAGGTGGGGGAGAGCGTGGCCGGAAGGGTCATCCAGGAGGGAAGGCCTATCGCGGTACGAGATATAAGAACCGATTCCCTGCACGCCTATCCGGAACACGCCCGTCGGGAAGGGCTGTGCTCGCTGCTCTCCGTGCCCTTAAGCCTGAAGGACCGGGTCATAGGGGTGCTCAACCTGTATACCGACGAGCCCCGCAATTTCACCCCCCACGAGATAAACCTCTTCACCAGCCTGGCCAGCCAGGCGGCCATAGCCATCGAGAACGCCCGTCTCTTCGAGAGCCTGGAAGAGATCTACATCGAGGTGATAACCGCCCTGGCCAACGCCATCGACGCCCGGGACGCCTATACCCACGGCCATTCCAACCGGGTCATGGAATACTCGGTGGCCCTGGCGGAGGGGATGGGGCTCTCGCCGGAGGAGGTGGACGTCATCCGGCACGCCTCCATCCTGCACGACGTGGGCAAGATAGGCATCCGGGAGAAGATCCTGAAAAAACCTGGGCTCCTCACCGAGGAGGAGAGGAGGGAGATGGAATACCACCCCTTCATCGGCACCCGCATCCTGCAGTCGGTGAAACTGCTCGAGCCGGTGATGCCCCTGGTTTACCATCATCACGAGCGGTATGACGGAACGGGGTATCCCGACGGGCTGAAGGGCGAGGAGATTCCCCTGGGTTCCCGTATCATAGCCGTGGCCGACGCCTTCGAGTCCATGACTTCCGACCGCCCCTACCGCAAAGCCCTCCCCTTGGAGGAAGCCCTGGCCGAGCTGAGGCGGGGAGCGGGAAGGCAGTTCGATCCCCGCGTGGTGGAGGTTTTCCTCAGGCTGGTGGAGGAAGGAAGGATCAGCGTCAGGTGGTCGGACGGCCGGGTGATTTCCCTCAGCGAGCACATGGGCAAGGCGGGCATGAGCTGA